The following are from one region of the Stigmatella ashevillena genome:
- a CDS encoding DUF2750 domain-containing protein, translating into MTAEMSEARLQAVLALPPERRHAWFLQRVRESGEAWGLYAEGWALAKDDQGNDVLPLWPTQAFAQRCAIRLWASFVPRRVALSELLEELLPALAEEALAVGVFFNPEGQGWPVAAQELGSQLVGHASA; encoded by the coding sequence ATGACGGCGGAGATGTCTGAGGCGAGGCTCCAGGCTGTGCTGGCGTTGCCGCCGGAGCGGCGTCATGCCTGGTTTCTCCAGCGGGTCCGCGAGTCGGGTGAGGCGTGGGGCCTCTACGCGGAAGGCTGGGCGCTGGCCAAGGATGACCAGGGGAACGACGTGCTGCCGTTGTGGCCGACGCAAGCCTTTGCCCAGCGGTGTGCCATCCGGCTGTGGGCCTCCTTCGTGCCCCGCAGGGTGGCGCTGTCGGAGTTGCTGGAAGAGCTGCTGCCCGCGCTGGCGGAGGAGGCCCTGGCCGTGGGGGTCTTCTTCAACCCGGAAGGGCAGGGCTGGCCGGTGGCCGCCCAGGAGCTTGGCTCCCAGCTCGTGGGGCACGCCAGCGCCTGA
- a CDS encoding response regulator, with protein MRGRVLVVDDDPLVSSALRRTLAREHEVEVVVSSRKALDMLVAPEGIYDVILCDLMMPEMTGMELHAKLEAEAPEQARRMVFVTGGAYTHAAQSFLERVSNPRLEKPFEPEKLRERVREWVAQVRTP; from the coding sequence ATGCGAGGTCGGGTGTTGGTGGTGGATGATGATCCGTTGGTGAGTTCGGCGCTGCGGCGGACGCTGGCCCGCGAGCATGAAGTCGAGGTGGTGGTCAGCTCGAGGAAGGCGCTGGACATGCTCGTCGCGCCGGAGGGCATTTATGACGTCATCCTCTGCGACTTGATGATGCCGGAGATGACGGGCATGGAGCTGCACGCGAAGCTCGAGGCGGAGGCCCCCGAGCAAGCGCGCAGGATGGTGTTCGTCACAGGGGGCGCGTACACCCATGCGGCCCAGTCCTTCCTGGAGCGGGTGAGCAACCCCCGCCTGGAGAAGCCCTTCGAGCCCGAGAAGCTCCGAGAGCGGGTCCGGGAATGGGTGGCGCAGGTGCGCACTCCGTAA
- a CDS encoding methyl-accepting chemotaxis protein, translating to MAVVGSGLLLLLDGPWVMGATVSSVSTGLSLVGLRLLGLLMAIGALLFRNLKKGPWVSLGCLTLWMLASQTSFYLAGTQRSMPHVALLLLCLLLTPLVLPLQRAGRIVFYSLVGVSHALMEFLLAPQDALVPRLMGIATLSVSTVAIALSLRSTLRALQRLFFLKLKIGSASRTLKISRAQVNEATETLARLVETLQNSTLELSSDSARARMETERITQASEAVARMAQAASERAFGASSIVSQATGHTERIDAQMERVKGGMNSIGHAIGHTEGSLRELVNHARQIVSFTNTLQEFANQTDVLALNASLEAARAGEAGRSFAVVAREVRKLSEASKGSSVKINEVVRGIHEQLDSTLRGMGAIRQNTSQFENNFADARKTLESIRDIVTRIEQMMRSTMEDATAQAGATGAIFSGAAQLQGLVEAHAQMSAGVAVTADQLGHLADVLRELLPKKEPGASAAATSQMPASTLTPSPAPHSSKAVA from the coding sequence ATGGCCGTGGTGGGTAGTGGTCTTCTGTTGCTGCTCGATGGGCCGTGGGTGATGGGCGCGACCGTGAGCAGCGTGTCCACGGGCCTGTCGCTGGTGGGCTTGAGGTTGCTGGGGCTGCTGATGGCCATCGGCGCCCTGCTCTTCCGGAACCTCAAGAAGGGCCCCTGGGTGAGCCTGGGGTGCCTGACACTGTGGATGCTGGCCAGTCAGACGTCTTTCTATCTGGCAGGCACGCAGCGCAGCATGCCGCACGTGGCCCTGCTGCTCTTGTGCCTGTTGCTGACGCCCCTGGTGCTTCCGCTTCAGAGGGCCGGGCGCATCGTCTTCTATAGCCTCGTGGGCGTCAGCCACGCGCTGATGGAGTTCCTGCTGGCCCCGCAGGATGCGCTGGTGCCCCGGTTGATGGGAATCGCCACGCTGAGCGTGAGCACCGTGGCCATTGCCCTGTCCCTGCGCTCCACGCTGCGCGCCCTCCAGCGGCTGTTCTTCCTCAAGCTGAAGATCGGCTCGGCCTCACGGACCCTGAAGATCTCCCGGGCGCAGGTGAACGAGGCCACCGAGACGCTGGCGCGGCTCGTGGAGACGCTGCAGAACTCGACGCTCGAGCTGTCGAGTGATTCGGCGCGCGCGCGCATGGAGACCGAGCGCATCACCCAGGCCAGCGAGGCCGTGGCGCGCATGGCCCAGGCCGCCTCGGAGCGGGCCTTCGGCGCCAGCAGCATCGTCTCCCAGGCCACCGGGCACACCGAGCGCATCGACGCCCAGATGGAGCGCGTCAAGGGTGGGATGAACAGCATCGGGCATGCCATCGGCCACACCGAGGGCAGCCTCCGAGAGCTCGTCAACCACGCCCGGCAGATCGTCTCCTTCACGAACACGCTGCAGGAGTTCGCCAATCAGACGGACGTGCTCGCGCTCAATGCCTCGCTGGAGGCCGCTCGCGCCGGCGAGGCGGGGCGGAGCTTCGCGGTGGTGGCCCGCGAGGTCCGCAAGCTGTCCGAGGCCTCCAAAGGCAGCTCGGTGAAGATCAACGAGGTGGTGCGCGGCATCCACGAGCAGTTGGACTCGACCCTGCGGGGCATGGGCGCCATTCGGCAGAACACCAGCCAGTTCGAGAACAACTTCGCCGACGCGCGCAAGACGCTGGAGTCCATCCGGGACATCGTCACCCGCATCGAGCAGATGATGCGCTCGACCATGGAGGATGCCACCGCGCAGGCGGGCGCCACCGGGGCCATCTTCTCGGGCGCCGCCCAGCTCCAGGGCCTCGTCGAGGCCCATGCGCAGATGAGCGCGGGCGTGGCCGTCACCGCCGATCAACTGGGGCACCTCGCCGACGTGCTGCGCGAGCTCCTTCCGAAGAAGGAGCCCGGCGCCTCGGCGGCTGCGACCTCTCAAATGCCCGCCTCGACGCTGACGCCCTCGCCCGCCCCCCACTCCTCCAAGGCCGTGGCCTAG
- a CDS encoding sigma 54-interacting transcriptional regulator, whose product MDSPLIVGRAAEGGLQLLDEKVSREHCIIEPAGPTGHVLRDLGSRNGTWLNGQLLREATRLRPGDHLSLGESVLVYEPSFEALRARDGESTLVLTRGPSAPSWNNLSPSPDVLARAGELAVRAALVPSSEAAAHLVLEALHSALHPSSLAVLRLGLQGSLRALVARPLGAHLTLSRELVASALRLGRVLTMPEVQALPEPDKQMTRVRKGEAHVLCAPLYVGGAPAGALCVLRESPFDDEELALAGALAGAAGPSLCPAFEPRSQHPAPYAPPVAESASMREALRQAHTASQSSAAVLITGERGTGKEELARAIHCLGARAPGPFIALHCGALLPEVAEFELFGRDKAALPGLEHARPGAFEQADGGTLFLGEVGQLSAPLQVKLLRTLQDRMVHRVGGRTGLPVDVRVVAATHRPLIEAVRAGTFREDLYWRLNGMRIHLPPLRDRPEDVLPLAERFLARLRPRLGRHIQGFTDEARATLRAHSWPGNALQLANAIERALLLMPPGERIGPGDLPAEVAAPKPSP is encoded by the coding sequence TTGGATTCACCCCTCATCGTGGGCCGTGCGGCCGAAGGGGGCCTCCAGCTCCTCGATGAGAAGGTCAGCCGCGAGCATTGCATCATCGAGCCTGCGGGCCCCACGGGCCACGTGCTCCGGGACCTGGGCTCGCGCAATGGCACCTGGCTCAATGGACAGCTCCTCCGGGAGGCCACCCGCTTGCGCCCCGGGGACCACCTCTCCTTGGGGGAGAGCGTGCTGGTGTACGAGCCATCCTTCGAGGCCCTGCGCGCCCGGGATGGGGAATCCACCCTCGTGCTCACCCGGGGCCCGTCGGCGCCCTCGTGGAACAACCTGTCCCCTTCGCCGGATGTGCTCGCCCGCGCGGGAGAGCTGGCCGTGCGCGCCGCCCTCGTCCCCTCCTCCGAAGCCGCCGCCCACCTCGTCCTGGAGGCGCTCCACTCTGCCCTCCATCCCTCCTCGCTGGCGGTGCTGCGCCTGGGCCTTCAGGGCTCCCTGCGGGCCCTGGTGGCACGGCCCCTGGGGGCGCACCTGACGCTGAGCCGCGAGTTGGTGGCCTCGGCGCTGCGCCTGGGCCGGGTGCTCACCATGCCGGAAGTCCAGGCCCTGCCCGAGCCCGACAAGCAGATGACCCGCGTGCGCAAGGGCGAGGCCCACGTGCTCTGCGCACCTTTATATGTGGGCGGCGCCCCCGCCGGCGCGCTCTGTGTCCTGCGGGAGAGTCCCTTTGATGATGAGGAGCTGGCCCTGGCGGGCGCTCTCGCGGGGGCCGCGGGGCCGTCCTTGTGCCCCGCCTTCGAGCCGCGCTCCCAACACCCAGCACCCTATGCCCCGCCCGTGGCCGAGAGTGCCTCCATGCGCGAGGCCCTGCGCCAGGCCCACACCGCGTCCCAGTCGTCCGCGGCCGTGCTCATCACGGGTGAGCGGGGCACCGGCAAGGAGGAGCTCGCCCGCGCCATCCACTGCCTGGGCGCCCGGGCCCCGGGGCCCTTCATCGCCCTCCACTGCGGGGCGCTCCTGCCCGAGGTGGCCGAGTTCGAGCTGTTTGGCCGCGACAAGGCGGCCCTCCCGGGCCTGGAGCACGCCCGCCCCGGGGCCTTCGAGCAGGCGGATGGGGGCACGCTCTTCCTCGGCGAGGTGGGCCAGTTGTCCGCCCCGCTCCAGGTGAAGCTGCTGCGCACGCTTCAGGACCGGATGGTGCACCGCGTGGGCGGCCGCACGGGCCTGCCCGTGGACGTGCGCGTGGTGGCGGCCACCCACCGGCCCCTCATCGAGGCGGTGCGAGCGGGCACCTTCCGTGAGGACCTGTACTGGCGGCTCAACGGGATGCGCATCCACCTGCCCCCGCTGCGGGACAGGCCCGAAGACGTGCTGCCCCTGGCCGAGCGCTTCCTGGCGCGCCTGAGGCCCCGGCTGGGCCGCCACATCCAGGGCTTCACGGACGAAGCCCGCGCCACCCTGCGCGCCCACTCCTGGCCGGGCAACGCGCTCCAACTCGCCAATGCCATCGAGCGGGCCCTGCTGCTCATGCCGCCCGGTGAGCGCATCGGCCCGGGAGATCTCCCCGCCGAGGTGGCGGCGCCCAAGCCCTCGCCGTGA
- a CDS encoding SIMPL domain-containing protein: protein MKTSRIVSMLALLTSLTAGAQAQPVASSRPAVDPSVRTLRVEGSGETKARPDEAWIDLAVETQGATAKVAGEENAKKMERLLAALTAAGVARKEMETRNYSVYPEYAQPDPRAEAKLRGYRANNTLSVHVRELTRLGELIDRALASGANRVDGVRFGLSKADAVRAESLRQAVERARKSAEVLASALGVRLGEVLDASTVAEPPQLYPARALMAMSDKSADASTQILPEDQTVQARVTLVYAIESAR from the coding sequence GTGAAGACCTCTCGAATCGTTTCGATGCTCGCGCTGCTCACCAGCCTCACCGCTGGGGCACAGGCCCAGCCGGTGGCTTCCTCCCGTCCGGCGGTGGATCCCTCGGTGCGGACCCTCCGGGTGGAGGGCTCGGGGGAGACCAAGGCCCGGCCCGATGAGGCCTGGATTGACCTGGCCGTGGAAACCCAAGGGGCCACGGCGAAGGTGGCCGGTGAAGAGAACGCCAAGAAGATGGAGCGCCTGCTCGCCGCGCTGACGGCCGCGGGGGTGGCTCGCAAGGAGATGGAGACGCGCAACTACTCGGTCTATCCCGAGTACGCACAGCCCGATCCTCGCGCGGAGGCGAAGCTGCGCGGCTACCGCGCCAACAATACCCTCTCGGTGCACGTGCGAGAGCTGACCCGGCTCGGGGAGCTGATCGACCGGGCGCTGGCCTCGGGCGCCAACCGGGTGGATGGGGTGCGCTTCGGGTTGAGCAAGGCGGACGCGGTGCGCGCCGAGTCCCTTCGCCAGGCGGTGGAGCGGGCACGGAAGTCGGCGGAGGTGCTGGCCTCCGCGCTGGGCGTGCGGCTGGGAGAGGTACTGGATGCGAGCACCGTGGCGGAGCCGCCGCAGCTCTATCCGGCCCGGGCCCTGATGGCGATGTCGGACAAGAGCGCCGACGCCTCCACGCAGATCCTCCCGGAGGATCAAACCGTCCAGGCGCGGGTGACGCTCGTCTACGCCATCGAGTCGGCCCGCTAG
- a CDS encoding serine/threonine protein kinase — protein MNNELSESPRSLGRYELVHLLGQGGMGEVYFARISGAAGFEKPCIVKTILPTLLKDGQFLERFHHEAKVLVHLVHSSIAQVYDMGEAGGTYYMALEYVAGVDVAHLAEQAREKRVAIPVPVALYLGQHIAEGLGYAHRKTSMDGTPLGIVHRDVSPHNVMVSYEGEVKVIDFGLAKSAARSKYTLPSTVMGKLGYMSPEQARAESLDHRSDIYSCGVVVWELLAGRPLVPHGTVGEMMAAMANPTVPSLCEVRPDVSTALDAVVRRALEPFPQSRYARADDFARALNAQLLETGASLSAEEVGTFVRAVCPEAYSSQRKLISSLSRGRAVPAVPSPSAQDLPGVGVAPHSPGAEPIQLEATSLRPLNEVPAEAPVPARPMATLLPVRRDEEGRPHGEARVPQGIVAAEAPPSLASRRVMLFSLGLAAFGLVSASVGITLYFLSDSGDPPPPRAWAPPRRPHPPGERWGQNSRHPPPPDDGPPHDDGPPHDDRPPPDDRPPHDDRPPHDDGPPPEGMRPPEGAPGGDAPIATPARATAEPVPAVPAVGKVPVPPPGRERPRPKEPAQAPISVKNAVQLLKKNGRYGVSAGHATGLKPGMVLTVVGAPDAAGLRRPLGQATVEKVQETGTWVRLDSAALAAREERFVALPDARPAPAPVVEAGRVLMGGAKKKGLLGSKLNSKLTLYNGEDSALTSCVATLPGQRRLVLGPLVKGPSEYSLSSFRPHGDAPMVPLGLVRLQCAEGSADFNVQN, from the coding sequence ATGAACAACGAACTCTCAGAGTCGCCCCGCAGCCTTGGACGTTACGAGCTCGTCCATTTGCTGGGCCAAGGCGGAATGGGCGAGGTGTACTTCGCCCGGATTTCCGGCGCAGCGGGCTTTGAGAAGCCGTGCATCGTGAAGACGATCCTGCCCACCCTGCTGAAGGACGGGCAGTTCCTGGAGCGCTTCCACCACGAGGCCAAGGTGTTGGTGCACCTGGTCCACTCGTCCATTGCTCAGGTGTACGACATGGGCGAGGCGGGGGGCACCTATTACATGGCGCTCGAGTACGTGGCCGGGGTGGATGTGGCGCACTTGGCCGAGCAGGCGCGCGAGAAGCGCGTGGCCATTCCGGTGCCGGTGGCGCTCTACCTCGGCCAGCACATCGCGGAGGGGCTGGGGTATGCGCACCGCAAGACGAGCATGGATGGCACGCCGCTGGGCATCGTCCACCGGGATGTGTCCCCGCACAACGTGATGGTGTCTTACGAGGGCGAGGTCAAGGTCATCGACTTCGGCCTCGCCAAGTCCGCGGCGCGCAGCAAGTACACGCTGCCGTCCACGGTGATGGGCAAGCTGGGGTACATGTCCCCGGAGCAGGCCCGGGCCGAGTCGTTGGATCACCGCAGCGACATCTATTCGTGCGGAGTCGTGGTCTGGGAACTGTTGGCCGGGCGCCCCTTGGTTCCCCATGGGACGGTGGGCGAGATGATGGCCGCCATGGCCAACCCCACCGTGCCCTCGCTGTGTGAGGTGCGGCCAGATGTCAGCACGGCGCTCGACGCGGTGGTTCGCCGCGCCCTGGAGCCCTTTCCCCAGAGCCGCTATGCCCGCGCCGATGACTTCGCCCGCGCGCTCAACGCGCAGCTTCTGGAGACGGGCGCCTCGCTGAGCGCGGAGGAGGTGGGGACCTTCGTGAGGGCGGTCTGCCCCGAGGCCTACTCCTCGCAGCGCAAGCTCATCTCGAGCCTGTCCCGCGGACGCGCCGTGCCCGCGGTGCCCTCTCCCTCGGCGCAGGACCTGCCCGGGGTGGGGGTGGCGCCCCACAGCCCCGGCGCCGAGCCGATCCAGTTGGAGGCCACCTCGCTGCGCCCGCTGAATGAGGTGCCCGCCGAAGCCCCGGTGCCCGCCCGTCCGATGGCCACCTTGCTCCCCGTGAGGCGGGACGAGGAGGGACGGCCTCACGGGGAGGCCCGTGTGCCTCAGGGCATCGTCGCGGCCGAGGCTCCCCCCTCCCTGGCCTCGCGCCGGGTGATGCTCTTCTCCCTGGGGCTGGCCGCGTTCGGGTTGGTGAGCGCCTCCGTGGGGATCACCCTCTATTTTCTGAGCGACTCGGGGGATCCGCCTCCGCCTCGAGCGTGGGCGCCCCCGCGCCGGCCGCATCCTCCCGGCGAACGCTGGGGTCAGAACTCCAGGCACCCGCCGCCCCCCGATGATGGGCCGCCCCACGATGACGGGCCGCCCCACGATGACAGGCCGCCCCCCGATGACAGGCCGCCCCACGATGACAGGCCGCCCCACGATGACGGGCCCCCCCCCGAGGGCATGCGGCCCCCCGAGGGAGCGCCCGGAGGGGATGCGCCCATCGCGACCCCCGCTCGGGCCACCGCGGAGCCTGTTCCGGCCGTCCCCGCGGTGGGCAAGGTTCCCGTTCCTCCTCCGGGGCGGGAGCGGCCACGGCCCAAGGAGCCGGCGCAGGCGCCGATCTCGGTGAAGAACGCGGTCCAATTGCTCAAGAAGAACGGCCGCTATGGGGTTTCCGCCGGTCACGCCACGGGGCTCAAGCCGGGCATGGTCTTGACGGTGGTGGGGGCTCCCGACGCGGCGGGCCTGCGGAGGCCGTTGGGCCAGGCCACCGTGGAGAAGGTGCAGGAGACAGGGACCTGGGTGCGTCTGGATTCCGCGGCGCTCGCGGCCCGGGAGGAGCGCTTCGTGGCCCTTCCCGACGCCCGGCCCGCGCCCGCGCCCGTGGTGGAAGCAGGCCGGGTGTTGATGGGGGGCGCGAAGAAGAAGGGGCTCCTGGGCAGCAAGCTCAACTCGAAGCTCACCCTCTATAATGGAGAAGACAGCGCGCTGACGAGCTGCGTGGCCACCCTGCCCGGCCAGCGCCGTCTCGTGCTGGGGCCGCTGGTCAAAGGTCCCTCGGAGTACTCCCTGAGCAGCTTCAGGCCCCATGGCGATGCGCCCATGGTGCCCCTGGGGCTCGTGCGCTTGCAGTGTGCCGAGGGCAGTGCGGACTTCAACGTGCAGAACTGA
- a CDS encoding S8 family serine peptidase, which yields MMRWGLLGLLTLSACGLDDTGNLLPSEQACPGATPHGAPLPEAPQGLADGRERFLVRYAAASTVDAPQVSFLGGQVRSVYQQVPALVARLSPREHAALASAPGVVGIEPDLPRYALGWPAVPPPALLRARSRTGHVDEYTPGLNRVQAPAVWDADHNGVLDDGAPTGEGIKVCIIDSGMDPGHPELKEAYLDGWDFVEGDAEPWDRTAQGQPGSGHGTHVAGIIAAQLGSDGQPGPGVHRHGVVGVAPGAKLLIARVLNTEGRAWLGDILSALDWCQRQGAHIASLSLGGPQPSPLEQAAFQTAEAHGMLVIAAAGNSGGALEYPAALPSVLAVGAVDADSARAPFSCQGGNLTLMAPGVDVRSSILTGTGAVSEVALGGTAHASRALFMAPSGHQTRPLVDCGEAHTARTCRGATCEGFVAYIQRSTVSLSDQLTHVMRQGATAALIANTRDEGGLPDLALDDWGPWVPAAVVSHSSGVQLRQRLGAEVDVTLHPSDYASLTGTSMATPHVAGVAALVWSRRPSLTAAQVRYLLVSAAKDLGPPGKDPEHGHGLVQAKASLDMLGTWP from the coding sequence ATGATGCGCTGGGGACTGCTCGGACTGCTGACCCTCTCGGCCTGTGGTTTGGACGACACCGGGAACCTCCTCCCCTCGGAGCAGGCGTGTCCAGGGGCCACCCCCCACGGAGCCCCCCTGCCGGAAGCCCCCCAAGGGCTGGCCGACGGCCGCGAACGCTTCCTCGTCCGGTATGCGGCGGCCAGCACGGTGGATGCGCCCCAGGTGTCCTTCCTCGGCGGGCAGGTGCGCTCGGTCTACCAGCAAGTCCCTGCGCTCGTCGCCCGCCTGAGCCCCCGCGAGCATGCCGCGCTCGCCAGCGCCCCGGGGGTGGTGGGCATCGAGCCAGATCTTCCCCGGTATGCGCTCGGGTGGCCCGCGGTTCCTCCCCCTGCCCTGCTCCGCGCCCGCTCACGCACGGGCCACGTGGACGAGTACACCCCCGGCCTGAACCGGGTGCAGGCCCCCGCGGTGTGGGACGCGGACCACAATGGGGTGCTAGATGACGGGGCCCCCACGGGGGAAGGCATCAAGGTGTGCATCATCGACAGCGGCATGGATCCCGGACACCCCGAGCTGAAGGAGGCCTACCTGGACGGGTGGGACTTCGTGGAGGGAGACGCGGAGCCCTGGGACCGGACCGCCCAGGGCCAACCTGGCAGCGGCCATGGCACGCACGTGGCGGGCATCATCGCCGCGCAGCTCGGCTCGGACGGGCAGCCCGGGCCGGGGGTGCACCGCCATGGGGTGGTGGGGGTGGCGCCGGGCGCGAAGCTCCTCATCGCCCGCGTGCTGAACACCGAGGGCCGGGCCTGGCTGGGAGACATCCTCTCCGCCCTGGATTGGTGTCAGCGCCAGGGGGCACACATCGCCTCCCTGTCCCTGGGGGGCCCCCAGCCCTCCCCGCTGGAGCAGGCGGCGTTTCAAACGGCGGAAGCCCACGGGATGCTCGTCATCGCCGCGGCGGGCAACAGCGGCGGTGCCCTGGAGTACCCCGCCGCCCTCCCCTCGGTGCTGGCGGTGGGCGCCGTGGACGCGGACTCGGCCCGGGCGCCCTTCTCCTGCCAGGGCGGGAACCTGACGCTCATGGCCCCGGGCGTGGACGTGCGCTCCAGCATCCTCACGGGCACGGGCGCCGTCTCCGAGGTGGCCCTGGGAGGAACCGCCCACGCCTCGCGCGCCCTCTTCATGGCCCCGTCCGGCCACCAGACCCGGCCGCTGGTGGACTGCGGCGAGGCCCACACGGCCCGCACGTGCCGCGGGGCCACCTGCGAAGGCTTCGTCGCCTACATCCAGCGCAGCACCGTGTCCCTGTCGGACCAGCTCACCCATGTGATGAGGCAGGGCGCCACGGCGGCCCTCATCGCCAACACCCGCGACGAGGGCGGACTGCCGGACCTCGCCCTGGACGACTGGGGCCCGTGGGTGCCCGCGGCCGTGGTGAGCCACAGCTCGGGCGTGCAGTTGCGCCAGCGGCTCGGCGCCGAGGTGGACGTCACGCTGCACCCCTCGGACTACGCCTCCCTCACGGGCACCTCCATGGCCACCCCGCATGTGGCGGGCGTGGCGGCGCTGGTGTGGAGCCGCCGCCCCTCCCTCACCGCCGCCCAGGTGCGCTACCTGCTGGTCTCCGCCGCCAAGGACCTGGGCCCCCCGGGGAAGGACCCGGAGCACGGCCATGGGCTGGTGCAGGCCAAGGCCTCGCTGGACATGCTCGGCACCTGGCCGTAG
- a CDS encoding RDD family protein encodes MSEGALFASHLGPTHTRFRFRLWAADLLDLGTAGVLGWGASRALDLEQTPAYVLATLGSAWLLVALLGGLRGWTLGRRLFDVRLVSAQGTSPGVFRALVRALTTLPDVFMVPLLPARPLDRLLQLHGERPAPGTAPRVKGLAWQLPWVAALAAALGFIAVPTRHEAFAYLDLTLTGWKCCHGYRRHTDTWMCQRSLARLVRETRAQTPEAQPLIAQCPEASAHLKP; translated from the coding sequence ATGAGTGAAGGGGCGCTGTTCGCATCGCATCTGGGGCCGACCCATACCCGGTTCCGCTTCCGGCTGTGGGCCGCCGACCTGCTGGACCTGGGCACCGCCGGGGTGCTGGGCTGGGGGGCCTCGCGCGCGCTCGACCTGGAGCAGACCCCTGCCTACGTCCTGGCCACCCTGGGGAGCGCGTGGCTGCTCGTGGCGCTCCTGGGAGGCCTGCGCGGCTGGACGCTGGGCCGCCGGCTGTTCGATGTCCGGCTGGTCTCGGCCCAAGGGACTTCCCCCGGCGTCTTCCGGGCCCTGGTCCGGGCCCTGACCACCCTCCCGGACGTGTTCATGGTGCCCTTGCTGCCTGCGCGCCCCCTGGATCGCTTGCTCCAACTGCACGGCGAACGGCCAGCCCCTGGCACCGCCCCCCGGGTGAAGGGACTCGCCTGGCAACTCCCCTGGGTGGCCGCCCTGGCCGCGGCCCTCGGCTTCATCGCCGTGCCCACCCGGCACGAGGCCTTCGCCTACCTGGACCTCACCCTCACGGGTTGGAAGTGCTGCCACGGCTACCGCCGGCACACGGACACCTGGATGTGCCAGCGCTCCCTCGCCCGCCTCGTCCGCGAGACACGGGCGCAGACCCCGGAAGCCCAGCCCCTCATCGCCCAGTGCCCCGAAGCCTCTGCGCACCTGAAGCCGTGA